Proteins encoded together in one Anticarsia gemmatalis isolate Benzon Research Colony breed Stoneville strain chromosome 1, ilAntGemm2 primary, whole genome shotgun sequence window:
- the GLS gene encoding glutaminase isoform X1 translates to MAQCGIRGSSVQFAQLSQQFARLPAYAHPRRPPCAFVMRTFSNSGFEDFVMECDNGFEKWRNSAPHFYAVQSIDMRRFSFVHNIDPTRVREGPHKNADDVLFDMFKNEDTGLLPVGKFLAALRTTGIKKNDSRVKEVMHNLYKVHKESNFEGGSPETLKLDRKTFKEVIAPNIVLITRAFRSQFVIPDFQDFIKDIEEMYWAAKSNTDGKVASYIPQLARASSDNWGVSVCTIDGQRFSIGDVNVPFTLQSTSKPLTYAMALETLGPDVVHKYVGTEPSGRNFNELVLDYNMKPHNPMINAGAILVCSLLKSLDKPEMTLAEKFDYVMSFFSRLAGNEALGFNNAVFLSEREAADRNYALGFYMREHKCYPEKTNLRECMDFYFQCCSMEANCDIMSIMAATLANGGICPITDEKVLRPDSVRNVLSLMHSCGMYDYSGQFAFKVGLPAKSGVSGAMLIVVPNVMGICTWSPPLDPLGNSCRGLQFCDDMIKRFNFHKYDNIRYASHKKDPRRYKFESTGLNIVNLLFSAASGDLSALRRHHLSGMDMTLSDYDGRTALHLAAAEGHLACVDFLLAQCGVPHDPRDRWGSRPLNEAETFGHTAVVQYLKEWEHAHPTEEPAKTNEATVHEMILEAKPDSADAAKDPSTQEIVSRNGDKVQ, encoded by the exons ATGGCTCAGTGCGGCATCCGCGGAAGTAGCGTTCAATTCGCGCAATTGTCGCAACAGTTCGCGCGGCTCCCGGCGTATGCGCACCCTCGGCGACCGCCCTGTGCTTTTGTTATGCGTACTTTCTCTAACAGTGGTTTTGAAGACTTCGTGATGGAATGTGACAATGGTTTTGAG AAATGGCGCAATTCCGCACCACACTTTTATGCTGTACAATCCATCGATATGAG ACGATTCTCGTTCGTGCATAACATCGATCCAAC CAGGGTACGTGAAGGACCACACAAGAATGCTGATGATGTGCTATTTGACATGTTCAAGAATGAAGACACGGGCCTGCTCCCAGTTGGAAAATTTCTGGCC GCCTTGAGAACCACTGGCATCAAGAAAAATGATTCGCGAGTAAAAGAAGTTATGCACAATTTATATAAAGTGCACAAAGAATCTAATTTCGAAGGAGGTTCCCCTGAAACCCTCAAACTAGACAGGAAGACATTCAAAGAAGTGATTGCTCCCAATATTGTGTTGATAACGAGGGCTTTCCGCAGTCAGTTTGTGATACCTGACTTCCAAGATTTCATAAAAGATATTGAAGAAATGTACTGGGCTGCTAAAAGTAACACTGACGGTAAAGTAGCCAGCTACATTCCACAGCTTGCAAGAGCGAGCAGTGACAATTGGGGTGTAAGTGTATGCACAATAGACGGACAGCGATTCTCTATCG GTGACGTGAACGTCCCATTCACTCTACAATCCACTAGTAAACCCCTCACATACGCGATGGCTCTTGAAACTCTGGGGCCCGACGTAGTTCACAAATATGTTGGCACGGAGCCCAGCGGCCGCAACTTCAATGAACTCGTCCTAGACTATAACA TGAAACCCCACAACCCAATGATCAATGCCGGAGCAATTTTGGTATGCTCGTTACTAAAATCCTTAGACAAACCCGAAATGACACTTGCCGAAAAATTTGATTACGTCATGTCCTTCTTTAGTCGGCTCGCTGGCAACGAGGCCTTGGGTTTTAATAATGCAGTATTTTTGTCTGAACGTGAAGCTGCTGACAGAAATTATGCACTCGGCTTCTACATGAGAGAGCACAAATGTTACCCAGAAAAGACAAATCTTCGCGAATGCATGGATTTCTACTTTCag TGTTGTTCCATGGAAGCTAATTGTGACATTATGTCCATTATGGCAGCAACTTTGGCAAACGGAGGCATCTGCCCAATCACAGATGAGAAAGTATTACGTCCCGACTCCGTGCGTAACGTACTGTCTCTGATGCACAGCTGCGGAATGTATGACTATTCAGGACAGTTCGCTTTTAAAGTGGGACTCCCTGCTAAGTCAGGAGTATCAGGCGCTATGCTCATAGTCGTTCCAAACGTTATGGGAATCTGCACGTGGTCGCCACCACTCGACCCTCTTGGAAACAGTTGCAGAGGTCTACAGTTCTGTGAC GACATGATCAAGAGGTTCAACTTCCACAAGTACGACAATATTAGGTACGCCAGTCACAAGAAAGACCCCCGCCGCTACAAATTTGAGTCTACCGGCCTCAACATCGTCAATCTGTTATTCTCCGCAGCCAGTGGGGATCTGAGTGCCCTGAGAAG GCACCATCTCTCTGGTATGGACATGACTTTATCAGATTACGATGGTCGTACCGCGCTTCACTTGGCAGCAGCAGAAGGTCATCTCGCTTGCGTGGACTTCCTGCTCGCCCAGTGTGGAGTTCCCCACGATCCACGAGACCGCTGGGGAAGTCGCCCTCTTAACGAAGCTGAGACATTTGGTCACACCGCAGTCGTACAGTACTTAAAGGAATGGGAGCACGCTCATCCCACCGAAGAACCCGCTAAAACTAATGAGGCCACAGTGCATGAGATGATTTTGGAAGCTAAACCCGACTCAGCAGATGCTGCTAAGGACCCGAGCACTCAAGAGATTGTATCTAGGAATGGTGATAAAGTGCAGTAG
- the GLS gene encoding glutaminase isoform X12, giving the protein MNSRQLCRLAAASRPFVKSTTCTCSRHYSQKWRNSAPHFYAVQSIDMRVREGPHKNADDVLFDMFKNEDTGLLPVGKFLAALRTTGIKKNDSRVKEVMHNLYKVHKESNFEGGSPETLKLDRKTFKEVIAPNIVLITRAFRSQFVIPDFQDFIKDIEEMYWAAKSNTDGKVASYIPQLARASSDNWGVSVCTIDGQRFSIGDVNVPFTLQSTSKPLTYAMALETLGPDVVHKYVGTEPSGRNFNELVLDYNMKPHNPMINAGAILVCSLLKSLDKPEMTLAEKFDYVMSFFSRLAGNEALGFNNAVFLSEREAADRNYALGFYMREHKCYPEKTNLRECMDFYFQCCSMEANCDIMSIMAATLANGGICPITDEKVLRPDSVRNVLSLMHSCGMYDYSGQFAFKVGLPAKSGVSGAMLIVVPNVMGICTWSPPLDPLGNSCRGLQFCDDMIKRFNFHKYDNIRYASHKKDPRRYKFESTGLNIVNLLFSAASGDLSALRRHHLSGMDMTLSDYDGRTALHLAAAEGHLACVDFLLAQCGVPHDPRDRWGSRPLNEAETFGHTAVVQYLKEWEHAHPTEEPAKTNEATVHEMILEAKPDSADAAKDPSTQEIVSRNGDKVQ; this is encoded by the exons ATGAACTCCCGACAGCTGTGCCGGCTCGCGGCCGCCTCGCGCCCCTTCGTCAAGTCCACGACGTGCACCTGCTCCCGGCACTACAGTCAA AAATGGCGCAATTCCGCACCACACTTTTATGCTGTACAATCCATCGATATGAG GGTACGTGAAGGACCACACAAGAATGCTGATGATGTGCTATTTGACATGTTCAAGAATGAAGACACGGGCCTGCTCCCAGTTGGAAAATTTCTGGCC GCCTTGAGAACCACTGGCATCAAGAAAAATGATTCGCGAGTAAAAGAAGTTATGCACAATTTATATAAAGTGCACAAAGAATCTAATTTCGAAGGAGGTTCCCCTGAAACCCTCAAACTAGACAGGAAGACATTCAAAGAAGTGATTGCTCCCAATATTGTGTTGATAACGAGGGCTTTCCGCAGTCAGTTTGTGATACCTGACTTCCAAGATTTCATAAAAGATATTGAAGAAATGTACTGGGCTGCTAAAAGTAACACTGACGGTAAAGTAGCCAGCTACATTCCACAGCTTGCAAGAGCGAGCAGTGACAATTGGGGTGTAAGTGTATGCACAATAGACGGACAGCGATTCTCTATCG GTGACGTGAACGTCCCATTCACTCTACAATCCACTAGTAAACCCCTCACATACGCGATGGCTCTTGAAACTCTGGGGCCCGACGTAGTTCACAAATATGTTGGCACGGAGCCCAGCGGCCGCAACTTCAATGAACTCGTCCTAGACTATAACA TGAAACCCCACAACCCAATGATCAATGCCGGAGCAATTTTGGTATGCTCGTTACTAAAATCCTTAGACAAACCCGAAATGACACTTGCCGAAAAATTTGATTACGTCATGTCCTTCTTTAGTCGGCTCGCTGGCAACGAGGCCTTGGGTTTTAATAATGCAGTATTTTTGTCTGAACGTGAAGCTGCTGACAGAAATTATGCACTCGGCTTCTACATGAGAGAGCACAAATGTTACCCAGAAAAGACAAATCTTCGCGAATGCATGGATTTCTACTTTCag TGTTGTTCCATGGAAGCTAATTGTGACATTATGTCCATTATGGCAGCAACTTTGGCAAACGGAGGCATCTGCCCAATCACAGATGAGAAAGTATTACGTCCCGACTCCGTGCGTAACGTACTGTCTCTGATGCACAGCTGCGGAATGTATGACTATTCAGGACAGTTCGCTTTTAAAGTGGGACTCCCTGCTAAGTCAGGAGTATCAGGCGCTATGCTCATAGTCGTTCCAAACGTTATGGGAATCTGCACGTGGTCGCCACCACTCGACCCTCTTGGAAACAGTTGCAGAGGTCTACAGTTCTGTGAC GACATGATCAAGAGGTTCAACTTCCACAAGTACGACAATATTAGGTACGCCAGTCACAAGAAAGACCCCCGCCGCTACAAATTTGAGTCTACCGGCCTCAACATCGTCAATCTGTTATTCTCCGCAGCCAGTGGGGATCTGAGTGCCCTGAGAAG GCACCATCTCTCTGGTATGGACATGACTTTATCAGATTACGATGGTCGTACCGCGCTTCACTTGGCAGCAGCAGAAGGTCATCTCGCTTGCGTGGACTTCCTGCTCGCCCAGTGTGGAGTTCCCCACGATCCACGAGACCGCTGGGGAAGTCGCCCTCTTAACGAAGCTGAGACATTTGGTCACACCGCAGTCGTACAGTACTTAAAGGAATGGGAGCACGCTCATCCCACCGAAGAACCCGCTAAAACTAATGAGGCCACAGTGCATGAGATGATTTTGGAAGCTAAACCCGACTCAGCAGATGCTGCTAAGGACCCGAGCACTCAAGAGATTGTATCTAGGAATGGTGATAAAGTGCAGTAG
- the GLS gene encoding glutaminase isoform X4: MAQCGIRGSSVQFAQLSQQFARLPAYAHPRRPPCAFVMRTFSNSGFEDFVMECDNGFEKWRNSAPHFYAVQSIDMRVREGPHKNADDVLFDMFKNEDTGLLPVGKFLAALRTTGIKKNDSRVKEVMHNLYKVHKESNFEGGSPETLKLDRKTFKEVIAPNIVLITRAFRSQFVIPDFQDFIKDIEEMYWAAKSNTDGKVASYIPQLARASSDNWGVSVCTIDGQRFSIGDVNVPFTLQSTSKPLTYAMALETLGPDVVHKYVGTEPSGRNFNELVLDYNMKPHNPMINAGAILVCSLLKSLDKPEMTLAEKFDYVMSFFSRLAGNEALGFNNAVFLSEREAADRNYALGFYMREHKCYPEKTNLRECMDFYFQCCSMEANCDIMSIMAATLANGGICPITDEKVLRPDSVRNVLSLMHSCGMYDYSGQFAFKVGLPAKSGVSGAMLIVVPNVMGICTWSPPLDPLGNSCRGLQFCDDMIKRFNFHKYDNIRYASHKKDPRRYKFESTGLNIVNLLFSAASGDLSALRRHHLSGMDMTLSDYDGRTALHLAAAEGHLACVDFLLAQCGVPHDPRDRWGSRPLNEAETFGHTAVVQYLKEWEHAHPTEEPAKTNEATVHEMILEAKPDSADAAKDPSTQEIVSRNGDKVQ, from the exons ATGGCTCAGTGCGGCATCCGCGGAAGTAGCGTTCAATTCGCGCAATTGTCGCAACAGTTCGCGCGGCTCCCGGCGTATGCGCACCCTCGGCGACCGCCCTGTGCTTTTGTTATGCGTACTTTCTCTAACAGTGGTTTTGAAGACTTCGTGATGGAATGTGACAATGGTTTTGAG AAATGGCGCAATTCCGCACCACACTTTTATGCTGTACAATCCATCGATATGAG GGTACGTGAAGGACCACACAAGAATGCTGATGATGTGCTATTTGACATGTTCAAGAATGAAGACACGGGCCTGCTCCCAGTTGGAAAATTTCTGGCC GCCTTGAGAACCACTGGCATCAAGAAAAATGATTCGCGAGTAAAAGAAGTTATGCACAATTTATATAAAGTGCACAAAGAATCTAATTTCGAAGGAGGTTCCCCTGAAACCCTCAAACTAGACAGGAAGACATTCAAAGAAGTGATTGCTCCCAATATTGTGTTGATAACGAGGGCTTTCCGCAGTCAGTTTGTGATACCTGACTTCCAAGATTTCATAAAAGATATTGAAGAAATGTACTGGGCTGCTAAAAGTAACACTGACGGTAAAGTAGCCAGCTACATTCCACAGCTTGCAAGAGCGAGCAGTGACAATTGGGGTGTAAGTGTATGCACAATAGACGGACAGCGATTCTCTATCG GTGACGTGAACGTCCCATTCACTCTACAATCCACTAGTAAACCCCTCACATACGCGATGGCTCTTGAAACTCTGGGGCCCGACGTAGTTCACAAATATGTTGGCACGGAGCCCAGCGGCCGCAACTTCAATGAACTCGTCCTAGACTATAACA TGAAACCCCACAACCCAATGATCAATGCCGGAGCAATTTTGGTATGCTCGTTACTAAAATCCTTAGACAAACCCGAAATGACACTTGCCGAAAAATTTGATTACGTCATGTCCTTCTTTAGTCGGCTCGCTGGCAACGAGGCCTTGGGTTTTAATAATGCAGTATTTTTGTCTGAACGTGAAGCTGCTGACAGAAATTATGCACTCGGCTTCTACATGAGAGAGCACAAATGTTACCCAGAAAAGACAAATCTTCGCGAATGCATGGATTTCTACTTTCag TGTTGTTCCATGGAAGCTAATTGTGACATTATGTCCATTATGGCAGCAACTTTGGCAAACGGAGGCATCTGCCCAATCACAGATGAGAAAGTATTACGTCCCGACTCCGTGCGTAACGTACTGTCTCTGATGCACAGCTGCGGAATGTATGACTATTCAGGACAGTTCGCTTTTAAAGTGGGACTCCCTGCTAAGTCAGGAGTATCAGGCGCTATGCTCATAGTCGTTCCAAACGTTATGGGAATCTGCACGTGGTCGCCACCACTCGACCCTCTTGGAAACAGTTGCAGAGGTCTACAGTTCTGTGAC GACATGATCAAGAGGTTCAACTTCCACAAGTACGACAATATTAGGTACGCCAGTCACAAGAAAGACCCCCGCCGCTACAAATTTGAGTCTACCGGCCTCAACATCGTCAATCTGTTATTCTCCGCAGCCAGTGGGGATCTGAGTGCCCTGAGAAG GCACCATCTCTCTGGTATGGACATGACTTTATCAGATTACGATGGTCGTACCGCGCTTCACTTGGCAGCAGCAGAAGGTCATCTCGCTTGCGTGGACTTCCTGCTCGCCCAGTGTGGAGTTCCCCACGATCCACGAGACCGCTGGGGAAGTCGCCCTCTTAACGAAGCTGAGACATTTGGTCACACCGCAGTCGTACAGTACTTAAAGGAATGGGAGCACGCTCATCCCACCGAAGAACCCGCTAAAACTAATGAGGCCACAGTGCATGAGATGATTTTGGAAGCTAAACCCGACTCAGCAGATGCTGCTAAGGACCCGAGCACTCAAGAGATTGTATCTAGGAATGGTGATAAAGTGCAGTAG
- the GLS gene encoding glutaminase isoform X2 has product MAQCGIRGSSVQFAQLSQQFARLPAYAHPRRPPCAFVMRTFSNSGFEDFVMECDNGFEKWRNSAPHFYAVQSIDMRRFSFVHNIDPTVREGPHKNADDVLFDMFKNEDTGLLPVGKFLAALRTTGIKKNDSRVKEVMHNLYKVHKESNFEGGSPETLKLDRKTFKEVIAPNIVLITRAFRSQFVIPDFQDFIKDIEEMYWAAKSNTDGKVASYIPQLARASSDNWGVSVCTIDGQRFSIGDVNVPFTLQSTSKPLTYAMALETLGPDVVHKYVGTEPSGRNFNELVLDYNMKPHNPMINAGAILVCSLLKSLDKPEMTLAEKFDYVMSFFSRLAGNEALGFNNAVFLSEREAADRNYALGFYMREHKCYPEKTNLRECMDFYFQCCSMEANCDIMSIMAATLANGGICPITDEKVLRPDSVRNVLSLMHSCGMYDYSGQFAFKVGLPAKSGVSGAMLIVVPNVMGICTWSPPLDPLGNSCRGLQFCDDMIKRFNFHKYDNIRYASHKKDPRRYKFESTGLNIVNLLFSAASGDLSALRRHHLSGMDMTLSDYDGRTALHLAAAEGHLACVDFLLAQCGVPHDPRDRWGSRPLNEAETFGHTAVVQYLKEWEHAHPTEEPAKTNEATVHEMILEAKPDSADAAKDPSTQEIVSRNGDKVQ; this is encoded by the exons ATGGCTCAGTGCGGCATCCGCGGAAGTAGCGTTCAATTCGCGCAATTGTCGCAACAGTTCGCGCGGCTCCCGGCGTATGCGCACCCTCGGCGACCGCCCTGTGCTTTTGTTATGCGTACTTTCTCTAACAGTGGTTTTGAAGACTTCGTGATGGAATGTGACAATGGTTTTGAG AAATGGCGCAATTCCGCACCACACTTTTATGCTGTACAATCCATCGATATGAG ACGATTCTCGTTCGTGCATAACATCGATCCAAC GGTACGTGAAGGACCACACAAGAATGCTGATGATGTGCTATTTGACATGTTCAAGAATGAAGACACGGGCCTGCTCCCAGTTGGAAAATTTCTGGCC GCCTTGAGAACCACTGGCATCAAGAAAAATGATTCGCGAGTAAAAGAAGTTATGCACAATTTATATAAAGTGCACAAAGAATCTAATTTCGAAGGAGGTTCCCCTGAAACCCTCAAACTAGACAGGAAGACATTCAAAGAAGTGATTGCTCCCAATATTGTGTTGATAACGAGGGCTTTCCGCAGTCAGTTTGTGATACCTGACTTCCAAGATTTCATAAAAGATATTGAAGAAATGTACTGGGCTGCTAAAAGTAACACTGACGGTAAAGTAGCCAGCTACATTCCACAGCTTGCAAGAGCGAGCAGTGACAATTGGGGTGTAAGTGTATGCACAATAGACGGACAGCGATTCTCTATCG GTGACGTGAACGTCCCATTCACTCTACAATCCACTAGTAAACCCCTCACATACGCGATGGCTCTTGAAACTCTGGGGCCCGACGTAGTTCACAAATATGTTGGCACGGAGCCCAGCGGCCGCAACTTCAATGAACTCGTCCTAGACTATAACA TGAAACCCCACAACCCAATGATCAATGCCGGAGCAATTTTGGTATGCTCGTTACTAAAATCCTTAGACAAACCCGAAATGACACTTGCCGAAAAATTTGATTACGTCATGTCCTTCTTTAGTCGGCTCGCTGGCAACGAGGCCTTGGGTTTTAATAATGCAGTATTTTTGTCTGAACGTGAAGCTGCTGACAGAAATTATGCACTCGGCTTCTACATGAGAGAGCACAAATGTTACCCAGAAAAGACAAATCTTCGCGAATGCATGGATTTCTACTTTCag TGTTGTTCCATGGAAGCTAATTGTGACATTATGTCCATTATGGCAGCAACTTTGGCAAACGGAGGCATCTGCCCAATCACAGATGAGAAAGTATTACGTCCCGACTCCGTGCGTAACGTACTGTCTCTGATGCACAGCTGCGGAATGTATGACTATTCAGGACAGTTCGCTTTTAAAGTGGGACTCCCTGCTAAGTCAGGAGTATCAGGCGCTATGCTCATAGTCGTTCCAAACGTTATGGGAATCTGCACGTGGTCGCCACCACTCGACCCTCTTGGAAACAGTTGCAGAGGTCTACAGTTCTGTGAC GACATGATCAAGAGGTTCAACTTCCACAAGTACGACAATATTAGGTACGCCAGTCACAAGAAAGACCCCCGCCGCTACAAATTTGAGTCTACCGGCCTCAACATCGTCAATCTGTTATTCTCCGCAGCCAGTGGGGATCTGAGTGCCCTGAGAAG GCACCATCTCTCTGGTATGGACATGACTTTATCAGATTACGATGGTCGTACCGCGCTTCACTTGGCAGCAGCAGAAGGTCATCTCGCTTGCGTGGACTTCCTGCTCGCCCAGTGTGGAGTTCCCCACGATCCACGAGACCGCTGGGGAAGTCGCCCTCTTAACGAAGCTGAGACATTTGGTCACACCGCAGTCGTACAGTACTTAAAGGAATGGGAGCACGCTCATCCCACCGAAGAACCCGCTAAAACTAATGAGGCCACAGTGCATGAGATGATTTTGGAAGCTAAACCCGACTCAGCAGATGCTGCTAAGGACCCGAGCACTCAAGAGATTGTATCTAGGAATGGTGATAAAGTGCAGTAG
- the GLS gene encoding glutaminase isoform X3, with protein MAQCGIRGSSVQFAQLSQQFARLPAYAHPRRPPCAFVMRTFSNSGFEDFVMECDNGFEKWRNSAPHFYAVQSIDMSRVREGPHKNADDVLFDMFKNEDTGLLPVGKFLAALRTTGIKKNDSRVKEVMHNLYKVHKESNFEGGSPETLKLDRKTFKEVIAPNIVLITRAFRSQFVIPDFQDFIKDIEEMYWAAKSNTDGKVASYIPQLARASSDNWGVSVCTIDGQRFSIGDVNVPFTLQSTSKPLTYAMALETLGPDVVHKYVGTEPSGRNFNELVLDYNMKPHNPMINAGAILVCSLLKSLDKPEMTLAEKFDYVMSFFSRLAGNEALGFNNAVFLSEREAADRNYALGFYMREHKCYPEKTNLRECMDFYFQCCSMEANCDIMSIMAATLANGGICPITDEKVLRPDSVRNVLSLMHSCGMYDYSGQFAFKVGLPAKSGVSGAMLIVVPNVMGICTWSPPLDPLGNSCRGLQFCDDMIKRFNFHKYDNIRYASHKKDPRRYKFESTGLNIVNLLFSAASGDLSALRRHHLSGMDMTLSDYDGRTALHLAAAEGHLACVDFLLAQCGVPHDPRDRWGSRPLNEAETFGHTAVVQYLKEWEHAHPTEEPAKTNEATVHEMILEAKPDSADAAKDPSTQEIVSRNGDKVQ; from the exons ATGGCTCAGTGCGGCATCCGCGGAAGTAGCGTTCAATTCGCGCAATTGTCGCAACAGTTCGCGCGGCTCCCGGCGTATGCGCACCCTCGGCGACCGCCCTGTGCTTTTGTTATGCGTACTTTCTCTAACAGTGGTTTTGAAGACTTCGTGATGGAATGTGACAATGGTTTTGAG AAATGGCGCAATTCCGCACCACACTTTTATGCTGTACAATCCATCGATATGAG CAGGGTACGTGAAGGACCACACAAGAATGCTGATGATGTGCTATTTGACATGTTCAAGAATGAAGACACGGGCCTGCTCCCAGTTGGAAAATTTCTGGCC GCCTTGAGAACCACTGGCATCAAGAAAAATGATTCGCGAGTAAAAGAAGTTATGCACAATTTATATAAAGTGCACAAAGAATCTAATTTCGAAGGAGGTTCCCCTGAAACCCTCAAACTAGACAGGAAGACATTCAAAGAAGTGATTGCTCCCAATATTGTGTTGATAACGAGGGCTTTCCGCAGTCAGTTTGTGATACCTGACTTCCAAGATTTCATAAAAGATATTGAAGAAATGTACTGGGCTGCTAAAAGTAACACTGACGGTAAAGTAGCCAGCTACATTCCACAGCTTGCAAGAGCGAGCAGTGACAATTGGGGTGTAAGTGTATGCACAATAGACGGACAGCGATTCTCTATCG GTGACGTGAACGTCCCATTCACTCTACAATCCACTAGTAAACCCCTCACATACGCGATGGCTCTTGAAACTCTGGGGCCCGACGTAGTTCACAAATATGTTGGCACGGAGCCCAGCGGCCGCAACTTCAATGAACTCGTCCTAGACTATAACA TGAAACCCCACAACCCAATGATCAATGCCGGAGCAATTTTGGTATGCTCGTTACTAAAATCCTTAGACAAACCCGAAATGACACTTGCCGAAAAATTTGATTACGTCATGTCCTTCTTTAGTCGGCTCGCTGGCAACGAGGCCTTGGGTTTTAATAATGCAGTATTTTTGTCTGAACGTGAAGCTGCTGACAGAAATTATGCACTCGGCTTCTACATGAGAGAGCACAAATGTTACCCAGAAAAGACAAATCTTCGCGAATGCATGGATTTCTACTTTCag TGTTGTTCCATGGAAGCTAATTGTGACATTATGTCCATTATGGCAGCAACTTTGGCAAACGGAGGCATCTGCCCAATCACAGATGAGAAAGTATTACGTCCCGACTCCGTGCGTAACGTACTGTCTCTGATGCACAGCTGCGGAATGTATGACTATTCAGGACAGTTCGCTTTTAAAGTGGGACTCCCTGCTAAGTCAGGAGTATCAGGCGCTATGCTCATAGTCGTTCCAAACGTTATGGGAATCTGCACGTGGTCGCCACCACTCGACCCTCTTGGAAACAGTTGCAGAGGTCTACAGTTCTGTGAC GACATGATCAAGAGGTTCAACTTCCACAAGTACGACAATATTAGGTACGCCAGTCACAAGAAAGACCCCCGCCGCTACAAATTTGAGTCTACCGGCCTCAACATCGTCAATCTGTTATTCTCCGCAGCCAGTGGGGATCTGAGTGCCCTGAGAAG GCACCATCTCTCTGGTATGGACATGACTTTATCAGATTACGATGGTCGTACCGCGCTTCACTTGGCAGCAGCAGAAGGTCATCTCGCTTGCGTGGACTTCCTGCTCGCCCAGTGTGGAGTTCCCCACGATCCACGAGACCGCTGGGGAAGTCGCCCTCTTAACGAAGCTGAGACATTTGGTCACACCGCAGTCGTACAGTACTTAAAGGAATGGGAGCACGCTCATCCCACCGAAGAACCCGCTAAAACTAATGAGGCCACAGTGCATGAGATGATTTTGGAAGCTAAACCCGACTCAGCAGATGCTGCTAAGGACCCGAGCACTCAAGAGATTGTATCTAGGAATGGTGATAAAGTGCAGTAG